The Nostoc sp. 'Peltigera membranacea cyanobiont' N6 genome contains the following window.
GATCGGGGAATTGTTCCTCTGGTAGGACTGGGGCTGCTATATGCTGCCTATTGGATAGAAAGCGCTGATGCAGGAAGCGATCGCCCCCAAGGGATCGATTTAAGATTTACCGCCGCCATCCTCTCAAGTATTTTAGGGTTGATGTTCTTGCTGATTTTTCCCCTGCACCTCAATAACGTCAATCAAGCTAAGACTCAAACACTTAACCGCATTACCCAAGAAGCAGATCAGGCAGAAACCCAACTGAACACTCGGTTATCGCAATTGCAAGCACAACTGAATACCGATCAAGGAAAAGCTCAACTAGAGCAACTGCGAAACCAAACCAAAACTCAGTTTAGTGAAATCCTCAAGGACGATCAAAAATATAAGCAAGCACTGGAAAGCTCTCAAATTCCCGCAAATATCAAAGAGTTACTGAAGAAGGCTAAAACAGATCCCCAAGCGCTTGACAAAGCT
Protein-coding sequences here:
- the hpsJ-B gene encoding hormogonium polysaccharide biosynthesis protein HpsJ; protein product: MVNRFTSVSTALTVKVVGIICILSFFVDFLILLLPFQPTDRVWQINLATALVDRGIVPLVGLGLLYAAYWIESADAGSDRPQGIDLRFTAAILSSILGLMFLLIFPLHLNNVNQAKTQTLNRITQEADQAETQLNTRLSQLQAQLNTDQGKAQLEQLRNQTKTQFSEILKDDQKYKQALESSQIPANIKELLKKAKTDPQALDKAIEQQTDIQTLRAQQLSQVRQRRDEALQQAKDTAWKSGLRIGISSLLLSIGYIIIGWTGLRGRGAVQGGKPRATAR